The Cervus elaphus chromosome 21, mCerEla1.1, whole genome shotgun sequence genome window below encodes:
- the TMEM70 gene encoding transmembrane protein 70, mitochondrial: protein MLLLALGGPWAAGLRLGGKRTATWASTALRGPRAVVSRAASCRGSSGRVGGTGLSAATPVLRRVRAQIPVCWERGVRCSHTQLDKSEDGRLIYTGNLARTVFGVKCFSYSTSLISLAFLPYIFAQNNVIFGSLPLQILFYGTIGSFTVITPALLHFLTKGYVIRLYHEARTDTYKAITYSVVLSEKSTVFHQNDVKIPNSTHVFTTFYAKTKSLLVNPALFPNPEDYDHLMGYDKPFTFDLEEASEKKQLKEEK from the exons ATGCTGCTTCTGGCGTTGGGCGGCCCGTGGGCGGCCGGACTGCGGCTCGGCGGGAAGAGGACAGCAACGTGGGCCTCCACCGCGCTCCGAGGCCCCAGGGCGGTCGTCTCGAGGGCGGCCTCCTGCAGAGGCTCCTCAGGGCGCGTCGGGGGCACGGGGCTGTCGGCTGCCACGCCTGTTCTGCGTCGGGTGCGAGCCCAG ATACCTGTTTGTTGGGAAAGAGGTGTTCGATGTTCACATACACAGCTTGACAAATCAGAAGATGGAAGGCTGATTTATACTGGGAATTTGGCCCGAACAGTATTTG gtgtGAAGTGTTTTTCTTACTCTACAAGTCTGATCAGCCTTGCGTTTCTACCATACATATTTGCACAAAATAATGTTATATTTGGAAGTCTGCCTTTGCAAATCTTATTTTATGGCACCATAGGAAGCTTTACAGTGATCACTCCAGCACTGCTTCACTTTCTTACAAAAGGCTATGTCATTCGCTTGTACCATGAGGCCAGAACAGACACTTACAAAGCCATTACTTACAGTGTTGTACTTTCAGAAAAAAGTACAGTATTTCACCAGAATGATGTGAAGATTCCAAACAGCACGCATGTGTTTACTACGTTTTATGCTAAAACAAAATCATTGTTAGTTAATCCAGCACTCTTTCCAAACCCTGAAGACTATGACCATTTAATGGGTTATGACAAACCATTCACTTTTGATCTGGAAGAAGCCAGTGAAAAGAAACAgcttaaagaagagaaataa